One genomic window of Streptomyces sp. NBC_01276 includes the following:
- a CDS encoding helix-turn-helix domain-containing protein, with translation MGLVSGFVLRTARESIPRSQEEMSELLGVGVGTYQGWESGRRPVSNMRGADLLSLRRRLPALGADTDVVALLDAAMDADRIVEAALTPARPEEPHPLSEWVHTRDTAHMVAWAVNGSAPPALRRRPVPARRGPVASAPQLTPTERAAFFSHLRDTAEAAVRVGGESSLLHRQSLYLLSYDPGPDAASWTAHALHARRGVLVGRGWTPHWAEARSTATALARLGDPQPLWDFIDRSMADSDDGEVANLNYWALWLGVIQRPQANDAFMRDRKMTHWDPVALLRGLVHGLHRAPGFLDLYAHTVWALLEAHPWLPLAARDLTRTLAHLTTQLLDGKALSERSRRELNTVHYRLSGHH, from the coding sequence ATGGGGCTCGTCTCGGGCTTCGTGCTCCGCACTGCGCGGGAGAGCATCCCCCGCTCGCAGGAGGAGATGTCCGAACTCCTCGGTGTGGGTGTGGGTACGTACCAAGGCTGGGAGTCCGGCCGTCGGCCGGTCTCGAACATGCGGGGCGCCGATCTGCTCAGCCTCCGTCGCCGTTTACCTGCGCTGGGCGCGGACACGGACGTCGTCGCCCTCCTGGATGCCGCGATGGACGCCGACCGCATCGTCGAAGCGGCGCTGACCCCTGCCCGCCCCGAAGAACCACACCCCCTCTCGGAGTGGGTCCACACCAGGGATACGGCACATATGGTCGCGTGGGCGGTCAACGGTTCCGCCCCGCCCGCACTTCGCCGACGGCCCGTTCCTGCTCGCCGGGGCCCCGTCGCATCGGCACCACAGCTCACCCCTACCGAGCGGGCCGCCTTCTTCTCACACCTTCGCGACACCGCCGAGGCCGCGGTACGAGTCGGCGGCGAGAGTTCACTCCTCCACCGCCAGAGCCTCTACCTGCTCTCCTACGACCCGGGTCCCGACGCCGCGTCATGGACGGCCCACGCACTCCACGCCCGGCGCGGCGTGCTCGTAGGGCGCGGCTGGACACCCCACTGGGCGGAGGCGCGATCCACCGCCACGGCACTGGCGCGACTGGGCGACCCTCAACCTCTGTGGGACTTCATCGATCGCTCGATGGCAGACAGCGACGACGGCGAGGTGGCCAATCTCAACTACTGGGCCCTTTGGCTAGGCGTTATACAGCGGCCCCAAGCCAACGACGCCTTCATGCGTGACCGGAAAATGACGCACTGGGACCCCGTCGCACTGCTTCGCGGCCTGGTGCACGGCCTCCATCGGGCACCTGGGTTCCTGGACCTCTACGCGCACACCGTGTGGGCCTTGTTGGAAGCCCACCCATGGCTGCCACTGGCAGCCCGTGACCTGACCCGAACATTGGCACACCTGACCACCCAACTACTGGATGGAAAGGCGCTGTCGGAAAGGTCCAGGCGCGAGCTGAACACAGTGCACTACCGTCTAAGCGGGCATCACTGA
- a CDS encoding alpha/beta fold hydrolase: MRTGRTTPLLAAGIAAAAFLSTLTPAAASSAPAPLRWQRCGAPAPAALQCATLTVPLDYADPGGRKIDIAVSRLRASHPEERRGVLLLNPGGPGGPGLDLPVDPAVDLSEEVRSRYDLIGFDPRGVGRSSPVGCGLTADEQDHERPYRAETFAKDVEWARTVADKCRAKAGDTLRHLTTRNTARDMDAVRAALGERKISYLGFSYGTYLGAVYTQMFPRRTDRFVLDSAADPTRVWQGMFQGMAEGADAAFARWSEWTALRHTTYGLGSTPAEVRRTFWDLVARADREPVDSAGTPLTGDGIRAQHARFAHVEKAAEWIAALKAAAPSTAATATREVPPDNDTASAWAVLCGDSRTWPHDPERYRLDAVRDKARHPLYGDFASNIKPCAFWGQGSEPPTTVDNEAGALILQNEWDPSTPLPGALAMHRALHGSRMVTVAGGEGHIVNGTNPCATRALTTYLTTGTLPPHDLTCETPPTPAPAPPRKP; this comes from the coding sequence ATGCGAACCGGACGAACAACACCCCTCCTCGCGGCAGGCATCGCAGCGGCGGCCTTCCTCTCCACGCTCACCCCCGCGGCCGCCTCCTCCGCCCCGGCACCGCTCCGGTGGCAGCGCTGCGGCGCGCCGGCCCCCGCGGCCCTGCAGTGCGCGACGCTCACGGTGCCGTTGGACTACGCCGATCCCGGCGGCAGGAAGATCGACATCGCGGTGTCCCGCCTGAGGGCGAGCCACCCGGAGGAACGCCGGGGCGTCCTCCTGCTCAACCCCGGCGGCCCCGGCGGACCGGGCCTGGACCTGCCCGTCGACCCGGCGGTGGACCTCTCCGAGGAAGTGCGGAGCCGCTACGACCTCATCGGCTTCGACCCGAGGGGCGTCGGGCGGAGCTCTCCCGTCGGCTGCGGTCTGACCGCGGACGAGCAGGACCACGAACGCCCGTACCGGGCCGAGACGTTCGCGAAGGACGTGGAGTGGGCCCGTACGGTGGCCGACAAGTGCCGGGCGAAGGCGGGCGACACCCTCCGCCACCTCACCACCCGCAACACCGCACGCGACATGGACGCCGTCCGGGCCGCGCTCGGCGAGCGGAAGATCTCCTACCTCGGGTTCTCCTACGGCACCTACCTCGGCGCCGTCTACACACAGATGTTCCCCCGACGCACCGACCGGTTCGTGCTGGACAGCGCGGCCGACCCCACACGGGTCTGGCAGGGCATGTTCCAGGGGATGGCCGAGGGGGCCGACGCCGCCTTCGCCCGCTGGAGCGAATGGACCGCCCTGCGGCACACGACGTACGGCCTGGGCAGCACGCCCGCCGAGGTCCGCAGGACCTTCTGGGACCTGGTCGCGCGGGCCGACCGCGAGCCCGTCGACTCCGCCGGCACACCCCTCACCGGCGATGGCATCCGCGCGCAGCACGCCAGGTTCGCCCACGTCGAGAAGGCGGCCGAATGGATCGCCGCCCTGAAGGCGGCGGCCCCCTCGACAGCGGCCACCGCCACCCGGGAGGTCCCCCCGGACAACGACACGGCGAGCGCCTGGGCCGTCCTGTGCGGCGACAGCCGCACGTGGCCGCACGATCCGGAGCGGTACCGCCTCGACGCGGTCCGCGACAAGGCCCGCCATCCCCTCTACGGCGACTTCGCGTCCAACATCAAGCCGTGCGCCTTCTGGGGGCAGGGCAGCGAACCCCCGACGACGGTGGACAACGAGGCCGGCGCCCTGATCCTGCAGAACGAGTGGGACCCCAGCACCCCCCTGCCCGGCGCACTCGCCATGCACCGCGCCCTGCACGGCTCCCGGATGGTCACCGTCGCCGGGGGCGAGGGCCACATCGTCAACGGCACCAACCCCTGCGCGACCCGCGCGCTCACCACCTACCTGACCACGGGCACCCTCCCGCCCCACGACCTGACCTGCGAAACCCCTCCCACCCCGGCACCGGCCCCGCCCCGGAAGCCCTGA
- a CDS encoding sensor histidine kinase yields MIKAIRPLLRGSTYTGALFAYGGLLSGLALPPLIAVTWALAPGPVGTALALVVWAALIGAAGLARTTRRVLIVGARRLLGVPLPDPVAADAGRPDRWRTPLWLLLHVALGWTGALVSGMLLFAGLTLPVGWFRAEAGLSLFGRTVRVAGGGWGSWATAFLCLLLAAAGCAAVTGALRWLAPRLLGPSAAERLALAAERELRLAERNRLARELHDSIGHTLTATTIQAAVAGEVMSADPAAARAALRSIEESARAALEDLDHVLGVLREEEAQTAPTRTLADLPELLDRLRHAGAVVEPDLSGDLAGVRGALSRAAYRILQEALTNALRHGAGGPVEVRVALTPAALEIGVVNRTGPARGSFPTSGHGLPGLTERVRLLHGEMEAGPDGPGQWRLAVRLPVRAAA; encoded by the coding sequence ATGATCAAAGCAATCCGGCCGCTGCTGCGCGGCTCCACGTACACGGGTGCGCTCTTCGCCTACGGCGGCCTGCTGTCGGGCCTTGCGCTCCCGCCCCTCATCGCCGTCACCTGGGCGCTGGCTCCGGGGCCGGTGGGGACCGCCCTGGCCCTGGTGGTCTGGGCCGCGCTGATCGGCGCGGCGGGGCTGGCCCGCACCACGCGGCGGGTGCTGATCGTGGGCGCCCGCAGGCTGCTGGGGGTCCCGTTGCCGGATCCGGTGGCCGCGGACGCGGGCCGTCCCGACCGCTGGCGGACCCCGCTCTGGCTGCTGCTGCACGTGGCGCTGGGGTGGACGGGGGCGCTGGTGAGCGGGATGCTGCTGTTCGCCGGGCTGACCCTTCCGGTGGGCTGGTTCCGCGCGGAGGCGGGGCTGAGCCTGTTCGGCCGGACGGTACGCGTGGCGGGCGGCGGCTGGGGAAGCTGGGCGACGGCGTTCCTGTGCCTGCTGCTGGCGGCGGCCGGGTGTGCGGCGGTCACCGGCGCCCTGCGGTGGCTGGCGCCGAGGCTGCTGGGGCCATCGGCGGCCGAGAGGCTCGCGCTGGCGGCCGAGCGGGAACTGCGGCTGGCCGAACGCAACCGGCTGGCACGCGAGTTGCACGACTCGATCGGTCACACGCTGACCGCCACCACCATCCAGGCGGCGGTCGCGGGCGAGGTGATGTCCGCCGACCCTGCGGCGGCGCGGGCCGCCCTGCGCAGCATCGAGGAGTCGGCGCGGGCCGCGCTGGAGGACCTGGACCACGTACTGGGCGTGCTGCGCGAGGAGGAGGCGCAGACGGCGCCGACCCGGACCCTCGCCGACCTGCCCGAGCTCCTGGACCGGTTGCGGCACGCGGGCGCGGTGGTGGAGCCGGACCTGTCCGGCGATCTGGCGGGGGTGCGCGGGGCGCTCTCCCGGGCGGCGTACCGGATCCTGCAGGAGGCCCTGACCAACGCGTTGCGGCACGGGGCGGGCGGGCCGGTGGAGGTCCGGGTGGCGCTCACGCCGGCCGCGCTGGAGATCGGCGTGGTCAACCGGACCGGGCCCGCCCGGGGCTCCTTCCCCACGTCGGGGCACGGTCTGCCCGGCCTGACCGAGCGCGTACGGCTGTTGCACGGTGAGATGGAGGCGGGCCCGGACGGTCCGGGGCAGTGGAGGCTGGCGGTCCGGCTGCCGGTCCGGGCGGCGGCGTGA
- a CDS encoding response regulator has protein sequence MSGADGSPAPVTLLIADDDEVTRSGLCTLLAAQPGIAVAGEAADGVEAVERARLLRPDVVLMDVRMPRRNGIEATRLLLAGPEEPPKVVVITTFENDGYVTAALGAGASGFVLKRLPVRQIAEAVRVVAAGEAVLFPAALGRMVAARPRGSAEALPKAALTVREEGVLRLMATGLSNPEIAQSLTVSLETVKTHVGNVLTKLGAQNRTHAVVIAYESGLVVPGFAG, from the coding sequence GTGAGCGGCGCCGACGGGAGTCCGGCCCCCGTCACCCTCCTGATCGCCGACGACGACGAGGTGACCCGCAGCGGTCTGTGCACGCTGCTCGCGGCACAGCCGGGGATCGCGGTGGCCGGGGAGGCCGCCGACGGGGTCGAGGCGGTCGAACGGGCCCGGCTCCTGCGGCCCGACGTGGTCCTGATGGACGTGCGGATGCCGCGCCGCAACGGGATCGAGGCCACCCGGCTGCTGCTGGCCGGGCCGGAGGAACCGCCGAAGGTCGTGGTGATCACCACCTTCGAGAACGACGGCTACGTCACCGCCGCGCTCGGCGCCGGGGCCAGCGGGTTCGTCCTCAAGCGGCTCCCGGTCCGGCAGATCGCCGAAGCGGTAAGGGTGGTCGCCGCGGGCGAGGCGGTCCTCTTCCCGGCGGCGCTGGGCCGGATGGTCGCCGCGCGCCCGCGCGGCTCCGCCGAGGCGTTGCCGAAGGCGGCGCTGACGGTCCGTGAGGAAGGGGTGCTGCGGCTGATGGCGACCGGCCTGTCCAACCCGGAGATCGCCCAGTCGCTCACGGTGAGCCTGGAGACGGTGAAGACGCACGTCGGGAACGTGCTCACCAAGCTCGGCGCGCAGAACCGGACCCACGCGGTCGTGATCGCGTACGAGTCCGGTCTGGTGGTGCCGGGGTTCGCCGGCTGA
- a CDS encoding carbohydrate-binding module family 20 domain-containing protein: MPRTARAHRARRVPRSLVAAVALTAATLTVQAPQAQAAPPGGKDVTAVLFEWRFDSVAAACTSTLGPAGYGYVQVSPPQEHIQGTQWWTSYQPVSYKIAGRLGDRAAFQRMVGACHAAGVKVVADSVINHMAANGGVGTGGSPYTKYDYPGLYSGADMDDCRATISDYRNRADVQNCELVQLADLDTGEEYVRGRIAGYLNDLLSLGVDGFRIDAAKHMPAADLAAIKSRLTDPGAYWKQEAIYGAGEAVQPTEYLGNGDVQEFRYARDLKRVFQSENLAYLKNFGEAWGYMPGGQAGVFVDNHDTERGGDTLNYKNGSDYTLANVFMLAWPYGSPDVHSGYEWTDKDAGPPNGGTVNSCYTDGWKCQHAWREISSMVAFRNAARGQAVTDWWDNGGDQIAFGRGARAYVAINHETAPLTRTFQTSLPAGSYCDVQSGRSVSVDSGGRFTATLGAGTALALHVDARSCAAAPAAGASFAVNATTVPGQDVYVTGDRPELGNWNTGAALRLSSAAYPVWKLDAALPAGTAFAYKYVRKDAAGNVTWESGANRAATVPANGTVTLTDTWRN, from the coding sequence ATGCCCCGCACCGCAAGAGCCCACAGAGCCCGCAGGGTTCCCAGGAGCCTGGTCGCCGCAGTCGCGCTCACCGCCGCCACCCTCACCGTCCAGGCCCCGCAGGCGCAGGCGGCGCCGCCCGGCGGGAAGGACGTCACCGCCGTGCTGTTCGAGTGGCGGTTCGACTCCGTCGCCGCCGCCTGCACCAGCACCCTCGGGCCCGCCGGGTACGGCTACGTCCAGGTGTCGCCGCCCCAGGAGCACATCCAGGGGACCCAGTGGTGGACCTCGTACCAGCCCGTCAGCTACAAGATCGCCGGACGGCTCGGGGACCGGGCCGCCTTCCAGCGGATGGTCGGCGCCTGCCACGCCGCCGGCGTGAAGGTGGTCGCGGACTCCGTCATCAACCACATGGCCGCCAACGGCGGCGTGGGCACCGGCGGTTCCCCGTACACGAAGTACGACTACCCCGGCCTCTACTCCGGCGCAGACATGGACGACTGCCGGGCGACGATCTCCGACTACCGCAACCGGGCCGACGTCCAGAACTGCGAGCTGGTACAGCTCGCGGACCTCGACACCGGCGAGGAGTACGTGCGCGGGCGGATCGCCGGGTACCTCAACGACCTGCTCTCCCTGGGCGTGGACGGCTTCCGGATCGACGCCGCCAAGCACATGCCGGCCGCCGACCTCGCCGCCATCAAGTCCCGGCTGACCGACCCGGGTGCCTACTGGAAGCAGGAGGCGATATACGGGGCCGGGGAAGCCGTCCAGCCCACCGAGTACCTGGGCAACGGGGACGTGCAGGAGTTCCGCTACGCCCGTGACCTCAAGCGGGTGTTCCAGAGCGAGAACCTCGCCTACCTGAAGAACTTCGGGGAGGCCTGGGGCTACATGCCGGGCGGCCAGGCCGGGGTCTTCGTCGACAACCACGACACCGAGCGCGGCGGCGACACCCTCAACTACAAGAACGGGTCCGACTACACCCTCGCCAACGTCTTCATGCTGGCCTGGCCCTACGGCTCGCCCGACGTCCACTCCGGCTACGAGTGGACCGACAAGGACGCCGGACCCCCCAACGGCGGCACCGTGAACTCCTGTTACACCGACGGATGGAAGTGCCAGCACGCCTGGCGGGAGATCTCCTCCATGGTCGCCTTCCGCAACGCCGCCCGGGGCCAGGCCGTCACCGACTGGTGGGACAACGGCGGCGACCAGATCGCCTTCGGCCGCGGCGCCAGGGCCTACGTGGCGATCAACCACGAGACGGCCCCCCTCACCCGCACCTTCCAGACCTCCCTCCCCGCCGGCTCCTACTGCGACGTGCAGAGCGGCCGTTCGGTGAGCGTGGACTCCGGCGGCCGGTTCACCGCCACCCTAGGCGCGGGCACCGCCCTCGCCCTGCACGTGGACGCCCGTAGCTGCGCGGCCGCCCCGGCCGCCGGCGCCTCGTTCGCCGTCAACGCCACCACCGTGCCCGGCCAGGACGTCTACGTCACCGGCGACCGTCCCGAGCTCGGCAACTGGAACACCGGGGCCGCCCTCAGGCTCTCCTCCGCCGCCTACCCCGTCTGGAAGCTCGACGCCGCCCTCCCCGCCGGGACCGCCTTCGCCTACAAGTACGTCCGCAAGGACGCCGCCGGGAACGTCACCTGGGAGAGCGGCGCCAACCGTGCCGCCACCGTCCCGGCCAACGGCACGGTCACGCTGACCGACACCTGGCGCAACTGA